The genomic segment CGGCCGACGACGATGCCGAAGCCTTCCCGGCCGTGCGCCCGGTCCCCGGTCAGCGTCTTCGTGCCGGCATCGATCGTCGCGCGGCCCGGCAGCGGCACGCTGACGACGGTCACGACGACGCGTAATGCGCAGTCCTCCTCGCGTGCAATGCCGAGACCGACGCCGGATGCGTCGAAGAACACATAGTTGCCGGCTCTCACTTCGGTGACCCCCTGGAGCTCATGGCTGTAAATCGCCGCAGGCGAGGAGCCGGTGCTGACGATGCCGACCGGGATGCCGGCGCCGCGCAGCAGCTCCGCCGTCTCGGCCATTTCGGCCGCCTCGGCACGGACCGCCGCCGTGAAGCCGGCTTTGTCCCGCTGCGCGTAGATTTTGCCGTAATAGCCCATGATGCCCGCGATCTGGATGCCCGGCAGCTCGCGCAGATCCCGCGCGAATGCCAGCGTGTCCGCGCCAGGCTGGCGTCCGCCGCGATGGAGACCGCCGTCGATCTCGATCAGCACCCGGACCGGTTTGCCAGTGCGGGTGCCGACGGCGGACAACCCCTTCGCGACCGGCATGCTGTCCGCCGTCACGATCAGGCTCGCGCGCCGATGCAGCGCTTCGAGCCGCCGCAGCTTGTCTTCGCCGACGATCGAATAGGCGATGAGAATGTCCTTGATGCCGGCGTCCGCGAACGCCTCCGCCTCCGACAGCTTGGCCACCGTGATGCCGACGGCCCCCGCCGCCAGCTGCCCGCGCGCGATGGCGGCCGACTTGTGCGATTTCATATGCGGCCGGTGGGCGATACCGCTTCGGCGCAGGCGTTCAGCCATCGCCGAGATGTTGCGTTCGGCGATGTCCAGATCGACGATGACGGCCGGCGTCGTCAAATCCGCATAGAGGCTCACACCTCCTCGACCTCTACGATCAGCTCGATCTCGACCGGCGTATCGAACGGAAGCTCGTTGGCAGAGATGGCGGAGCGGGCGTGCCTACCCTTTTCGCCCAGCACCTCCACGAGCAGATCCGACGCGCCGTTAATGACAAACGGCTGGCGGGTGAACCCATCCGCCGAATTGACAAACGCAAGCATTTTGACAACCTGCTTGATCCGATCCAGCTCCCCCAGATGCGCCTTGAGCACGGCAAGCAGGTTGATCGCCACCTGACGGGCCGCCGCGTACCCTTCTTCCACCGTCAGATCCGATCCGACTTTGCCCGTCGCCATTAGCACGCCGTCAATGCGGCAATCGTTGCCCGACGTGTAGACGACATTGCCCACCTGCTTCGCCGGCACATAAGAAGCTACCGGAGGCGGCACCTCGCCGAGCTTGATCCCGAGCCGCTCCAGCGCTTGTTCGGCTTGTCCCATCGCGAATTCCTCCTGTTTGGTTTTAAGTAACTAGATTTCTATTACGCCGCGGACCGACG from the Cohnella hashimotonis genome contains:
- a CDS encoding alanine racemase, whose product is MSLYADLTTPAVIVDLDIAERNISAMAERLRRSGIAHRPHMKSHKSAAIARGQLAAGAVGITVAKLSEAEAFADAGIKDILIAYSIVGEDKLRRLEALHRRASLIVTADSMPVAKGLSAVGTRTGKPVRVLIEIDGGLHRGGRQPGADTLAFARDLRELPGIQIAGIMGYYGKIYAQRDKAGFTAAVRAEAAEMAETAELLRGAGIPVGIVSTGSSPAAIYSHELQGVTEVRAGNYVFFDASGVGLGIAREEDCALRVVVTVVSVPLPGRATIDAGTKTLTGDRAHGREGFGIVVGRPGIRIEGLNEEHGFLAFDPASEQIKVGDRLELIPNHSCVLPNLCDRVAGVRGGELDQWLRIDARGCCY
- a CDS encoding RidA family protein; its protein translation is MGQAEQALERLGIKLGEVPPPVASYVPAKQVGNVVYTSGNDCRIDGVLMATGKVGSDLTVEEGYAAARQVAINLLAVLKAHLGELDRIKQVVKMLAFVNSADGFTRQPFVINGASDLLVEVLGEKGRHARSAISANELPFDTPVEIELIVEVEEV